In Gammaproteobacteria bacterium (ex Lamellibrachia satsuma), a single genomic region encodes these proteins:
- the gspD gene encoding type II secretion system secretin GspD encodes MNSQETRSPIFSPSVWHRHIRGTLFIALSLLLFCASVQADRITLNLNDADISALIKTVSEHTGRNFVVDPRVKGKVTVISAHPMDKDEFYQVFLSILEVHGFSTVPAGEVIKIVPDVKAKQIGIPTGTDSQELPGDQMVTRILQVKNVTASQLVPILRPLIPQQGHLAAYPATNVLIISDRRQNVDRLLKIISRIDQVSDSSIEVVSLRHASAAEVVRIITGLQKNKGKGAAEPAKLIADERTNSVLISGDTTTRLRTRVVIEHLDTPFENEGNARVIYLRYANAKELATVLTGVSDTMDKSKKKGKAAATSTPVNIQADEASNALIITAPQNIFNALQSIIRKLDIRRAQVLVEAIIAEISLDRVKELGVQWIVDGTPGGSGPVGVINLGTPSIGSIAGAIAADTIPAIPSGTTIGLGSFDNNSINFAALIRALESDTSSNLLSTPSILTLDNQEAEIVVGQNVPFLTGQYASTGSSSTSVNPFQTIQRQDVGLTLRVKPQINEGNAIQLEVSQEVSSINRTASTGTADIVTNKRTIKTVVMVDDGDTIVLGGLIDEDLQQVEEKVPFLGDIPGLGVLFRANSTTKVKRNLVVFLRPVIVRDAATHAAVTGNKYNFFRAQQLRMRQLGVDLLPDEAAPLLPNRFNALPQPFDEESGTSQH; translated from the coding sequence ATGAATAGTCAGGAAACCCGTTCCCCAATATTTTCTCCATCTGTGTGGCATCGCCATATCCGTGGCACGTTGTTCATCGCACTGAGTCTGCTGCTGTTTTGCGCCTCAGTCCAGGCCGACCGGATTACGCTCAACCTGAATGACGCCGATATCAGCGCCTTAATCAAGACCGTATCCGAACACACCGGCAGAAATTTTGTCGTCGATCCACGGGTGAAAGGCAAGGTCACCGTCATCTCCGCTCATCCAATGGACAAGGATGAGTTTTATCAGGTATTCCTCTCCATCCTGGAAGTCCATGGATTCTCCACCGTGCCTGCCGGGGAGGTCATCAAAATCGTTCCCGATGTAAAAGCCAAGCAGATCGGCATCCCCACCGGCACCGACAGCCAGGAACTGCCGGGGGATCAGATGGTCACCCGGATCCTGCAGGTGAAAAACGTTACCGCTTCCCAGCTGGTACCCATTCTGCGACCTTTGATTCCGCAACAGGGGCACTTGGCGGCCTACCCCGCCACCAATGTTCTGATTATTTCCGATCGCAGACAGAACGTAGATCGCCTGCTGAAGATCATCTCCCGCATCGATCAAGTGAGCGACAGCTCCATTGAAGTGGTCTCCCTGCGCCACGCCTCCGCCGCAGAGGTGGTACGAATCATTACCGGATTGCAGAAAAATAAGGGGAAAGGCGCCGCTGAGCCGGCAAAACTCATCGCTGACGAGCGCACCAACAGCGTACTGATCAGCGGTGACACCACCACCCGGCTGCGCACGAGGGTGGTGATCGAACACTTGGATACCCCTTTCGAGAATGAAGGCAATGCCCGGGTCATCTACCTACGCTACGCCAACGCCAAAGAGCTCGCCACCGTACTGACCGGCGTTAGCGACACCATGGACAAGAGCAAGAAGAAGGGCAAGGCGGCAGCCACCTCCACCCCGGTCAATATCCAGGCTGATGAAGCTTCCAACGCATTGATCATTACTGCGCCGCAGAATATCTTCAATGCTCTGCAATCAATTATCCGCAAGCTGGATATCCGCCGCGCCCAGGTGCTGGTCGAGGCGATTATCGCCGAGATCTCGTTAGACCGGGTCAAGGAGCTTGGTGTGCAGTGGATCGTCGACGGCACCCCTGGCGGCTCGGGACCGGTGGGCGTCATCAACTTAGGCACCCCCAGCATCGGCAGTATCGCAGGTGCCATCGCCGCAGACACCATTCCGGCAATACCGTCAGGCACCACAATCGGACTTGGCAGTTTCGACAACAATTCGATCAATTTTGCCGCCCTGATCCGTGCGTTGGAGAGCGACACATCAAGCAACCTCCTCTCAACCCCCAGTATTCTTACCCTGGATAATCAGGAGGCGGAGATCGTTGTCGGCCAAAACGTACCTTTCCTGACGGGACAGTACGCCTCCACAGGTTCATCCAGCACCTCGGTCAATCCTTTCCAGACCATTCAGCGTCAGGATGTCGGACTGACCCTGCGCGTCAAGCCGCAGATCAATGAAGGTAACGCTATCCAGCTGGAGGTCTCCCAGGAAGTCTCCAGCATCAACAGGACAGCCAGCACCGGCACCGCCGATATTGTCACCAATAAGCGTACAATAAAAACCGTCGTCATGGTGGATGATGGCGATACCATCGTCCTTGGCGGGTTGATCGACGAAGATCTACAGCAAGTGGAGGAGAAAGTGCCGTTTCTGGGAGATATCCCCGGCCTCGGCGTCCTGTTCCGCGCCAACTCGACCACCAAGGTCAAGCGTAATCTGGTGGTATTCCTGCGCCCTGTTATTGTTAGGGATGCCGCTACCCATGCCGCTGTGACCGGCAACAAATACAACTTCTTCCGGGCACAGCAGTTGCGGATGCGTCAGCTGGGTGTCGATCTGTTACCCGATGAGGCAGCGCCTCTGCTGCCCAATCGATTCAATGCTCTTCCTCAGCCTTTTGACGAGGAGAGTGGCACGTCTCAACACTGA
- a CDS encoding type II secretion system protein N — protein MRLQPGPTFLGIGCFVVFLIAATPARHVLGWLGDTIAPLTLADSRGTIWSGSATETHYNGVNLGTAAWRFQPLDLLAGKLRYRLSLRGPGQQLDGYAGVNIDGSYQAEHLKGIVKARILPGLLNQPMIGAVGDLDIDISSIQFAASNLNEAAGKIRWQGAGITSPVALDLGGMQFDIKGDENGLRSSIQDIGGGLSIKGELNLAPTGTYRISGRILPKASANPALVNTLKTIGKSGTGGSIQLNFSGQL, from the coding sequence ATGAGACTTCAGCCAGGCCCAACATTTCTCGGCATTGGCTGCTTTGTGGTGTTTCTGATCGCCGCCACTCCGGCGCGCCACGTCTTGGGCTGGCTTGGAGATACTATCGCTCCACTCACGCTTGCCGACAGCAGGGGTACCATTTGGTCGGGCAGCGCTACAGAAACCCACTACAATGGCGTCAACCTGGGTACAGCAGCCTGGAGATTCCAACCACTGGATCTGTTGGCCGGGAAGCTCCGCTATCGACTCAGCTTACGCGGACCGGGGCAACAACTCGACGGCTATGCGGGGGTTAACATCGATGGCAGTTACCAGGCCGAGCACCTCAAGGGTATCGTCAAGGCACGTATTCTTCCCGGACTACTTAATCAACCGATGATCGGCGCGGTCGGCGACCTCGACATTGACATCTCCTCGATACAGTTTGCGGCATCAAACCTCAATGAGGCGGCGGGCAAGATTCGTTGGCAGGGGGCCGGCATCACCAGCCCGGTTGCCTTGGACTTGGGCGGCATGCAATTCGACATCAAGGGCGATGAAAATGGGCTAAGGTCCAGTATCCAGGATATTGGCGGCGGCCTCAGCATCAAGGGTGAATTGAATTTGGCTCCGACCGGCACCTACCGGATCTCGGGCAGGATTCTACCCAAGGCATCCGCTAACCCTGCATTGGTGAACACTTTGAAGACAATAGGCAAATCAGGGACCGGCGGCAGCATTCAGCTAAATTTTTCCGGACAGCTTTGA
- a CDS encoding type II secretion system protein M, protein MNINQWLSSKTPQERIALIAGVTTPVLLLAYLLFWLPFEQEIDKQSRQLKDRQENLAWMQNAASEVMQLRGEGSTATPTNSNEALFTLIDRTAKKHRLRQAVKRLKPQGSDRVQIWIEQAPFDGIIKWLGILQARHAVSIISVNIDRQEKPGLVNARLDLERATQ, encoded by the coding sequence ATGAACATCAACCAGTGGCTCTCATCCAAAACCCCTCAAGAACGCATAGCGTTGATTGCGGGAGTGACCACACCTGTTCTCCTGCTGGCCTATCTGCTCTTCTGGCTACCATTCGAACAGGAGATAGACAAGCAGTCACGTCAACTGAAAGACCGGCAGGAAAATCTGGCCTGGATGCAGAACGCCGCCAGTGAGGTCATGCAGCTACGCGGTGAGGGCAGTACAGCCACTCCGACAAACTCAAACGAGGCGCTGTTTACCTTGATCGACCGCACCGCCAAAAAGCATCGTCTGCGCCAAGCAGTCAAACGACTAAAACCCCAAGGCAGCGACCGGGTTCAGATCTGGATCGAGCAGGCCCCCTTCGATGGCATCATCAAATGGCTGGGCATACTCCAGGCACGCCATGCGGTCAGCATCATCTCCGTGAACATCGATCGCCAGGAGAAACCCGGTTTGGTAAATGCCAGACTCGACCTTGAAAGAGCGACACAATGA
- the gspL gene encoding type II secretion system protein GspL, producing MAGTLVIRLLDSEANQVSWHPLGARSPESEPIGSGTLKEAAEQAAGWRVVVLIPSIELLLTKVDIPTKNRQRLRQAVPFTLENDLAEELDELHFAIHTSNPDDKTLVAVIAKQLLEDWLNAFHQVGITPLAMYPDLLALPRKPNRWTLYLDDERVLVRTGDNTGFAADPVNFAELLRLAIDQTEGDPPGRLEVIQAPFLSSAPYFDLALGNLNYEITHVDYNGDFRQLLSDNLIEQQTLNLLQGDYRQVDKQAQKWQRWLPAAILFGVFLGLSIVSSSLDHFRLKGENAALSQRITQTFRDAFPDIKRIVDPRVQMEQKLRQLRKDQKQQGDTFIDLFSIPAAEIMKIPGSRLNNISYREGQLDLQLTTRELPALEKLKKQIEAQNLSVEIRSANAKGKEVSSHLRVRKTRA from the coding sequence ATGGCTGGCACACTGGTAATTCGACTGCTGGATAGTGAAGCAAACCAGGTAAGCTGGCATCCACTTGGCGCCAGATCCCCGGAGAGCGAACCGATTGGCAGCGGCACACTGAAAGAGGCTGCTGAACAAGCGGCTGGCTGGCGTGTGGTCGTTTTGATCCCCAGCATCGAACTGCTGCTGACTAAAGTCGACATCCCCACAAAAAACCGCCAACGACTGCGCCAGGCAGTCCCCTTTACCCTGGAGAACGACCTTGCGGAAGAGTTGGATGAGCTGCATTTCGCGATCCACACTTCCAATCCGGATGATAAGACCCTGGTCGCCGTAATCGCAAAACAACTGCTCGAAGATTGGCTGAATGCATTCCATCAGGTCGGCATCACCCCACTGGCCATGTACCCAGACCTGCTCGCCCTGCCACGCAAACCCAATCGCTGGACGCTCTACCTCGATGATGAGAGGGTATTGGTTCGTACCGGGGACAATACCGGATTTGCAGCCGATCCGGTCAACTTCGCCGAACTGCTCCGGCTTGCCATTGACCAGACAGAGGGAGATCCACCAGGGCGCCTGGAGGTCATTCAGGCTCCGTTTCTCAGCAGCGCACCCTACTTCGACCTGGCATTGGGCAATCTCAACTATGAGATAACCCATGTCGATTACAACGGCGACTTTAGACAACTACTGTCAGATAACCTGATTGAGCAACAGACACTCAACCTGCTGCAGGGCGATTATCGTCAAGTCGACAAGCAGGCCCAAAAGTGGCAACGCTGGCTTCCGGCAGCTATCCTGTTCGGCGTTTTTCTGGGACTTTCCATCGTCTCATCATCACTCGACCACTTTCGGCTCAAGGGAGAGAATGCGGCACTAAGCCAACGGATCACTCAGACTTTCCGCGACGCATTTCCCGACATCAAACGCATCGTGGATCCACGAGTGCAGATGGAACAGAAACTGCGCCAGCTACGCAAAGATCAGAAACAACAAGGAGACACTTTCATCGATCTTTTTTCTATTCCGGCAGCGGAAATTATGAAAATTCCCGGCAGCCGCCTGAACAACATCAGCTACCGGGAGGGCCAGCTCGACCTGCAATTGACCACACGCGAACTTCCTGCGCTGGAAAAACTAAAAAAGCAGATTGAAGCACAGAACCTCTCAGTTGAGATCCGTTCAGCCAATGCCAAAGGAAAAGAGGTTTCATCCCACCTCCGCGTCAGGAAAACCCGGGCATGA
- the gspK gene encoding type II secretion system minor pseudopilin GspK → MQNRSPRIRSQSGVALITAIMIVAVASIAAVTMTETLQLSIRRTSNILITDQTYFYALGSEEWARGQLIRDARSDKQASNPYDALDEDWAKPLPITAVEGGTVAAQIVDLQARFNLNNLYLAEEPDQESKDRTAQHLVVFSRLLNLLELEEGLAQTVSDWLDQDIDAQFPDGAEDNEYLGGTLPYRTANGLMSSPTELLLIKNITPEIFERLEPHVTTLPETVPININTADAILLRALVESLTDSDAETLTSERKESPFTNKKAFEDRLTELLSDNKELLNNADKTYSVSSNYFLLETSISMDNTNQYLRCLINKTDKGVYTLSRTTGTF, encoded by the coding sequence ATGCAAAACAGATCACCTAGAATACGATCTCAATCCGGCGTTGCCCTGATCACTGCAATCATGATCGTGGCGGTAGCGAGCATCGCTGCGGTCACCATGACCGAGACTCTACAGCTGAGCATTCGCCGTACCTCAAACATACTGATCACGGACCAGACATATTTCTATGCACTGGGCAGCGAAGAGTGGGCGCGAGGCCAGTTGATACGGGACGCAAGAAGTGACAAACAGGCTAGTAATCCTTATGACGCCCTTGACGAAGACTGGGCAAAACCATTGCCGATAACCGCTGTCGAAGGGGGAACGGTCGCTGCCCAGATCGTCGACTTGCAGGCACGCTTCAATCTGAATAATCTTTACCTCGCTGAAGAGCCTGATCAAGAGAGCAAAGACCGGACTGCGCAACACTTGGTAGTATTCAGCCGTCTTTTGAACCTACTGGAACTGGAGGAGGGGCTTGCGCAAACGGTATCAGACTGGCTCGATCAGGATATCGACGCTCAGTTTCCCGATGGAGCCGAAGACAACGAATACCTCGGTGGAACTCTCCCCTACCGGACAGCCAATGGACTCATGAGCAGCCCAACCGAACTGTTACTGATAAAAAACATCACCCCGGAGATCTTTGAAAGACTCGAACCCCACGTCACCACGCTGCCTGAAACCGTTCCCATCAACATAAATACTGCGGATGCCATTTTACTTCGGGCACTGGTGGAATCCCTGACTGATTCCGATGCTGAAACCCTGACCTCGGAACGAAAAGAGTCACCCTTCACAAATAAAAAGGCATTTGAAGATAGACTCACCGAGCTTTTAAGCGATAATAAAGAACTGTTGAATAATGCCGATAAGACTTACTCAGTATCCAGCAACTACTTCCTTCTGGAGACGTCGATAAGCATGGATAATACAAACCAGTACCTCCGTTGTCTGATCAATAAAACGGACAAGGGCGTCTATACTCTGTCGAGGACAACGGGAACCTTCTGA
- the gspJ gene encoding type II secretion system minor pseudopilin GspJ — MYKSDLKQSGFTLLELLIAISIFSIISLIAYSGLKVVLDTEAQVEAHIDRLSGLQIALTLMRRDIEQTKARPIRDEYGDPLPVMQAGGDGGTALVFTRGGRPNPLNLQRSNLQRIAYLLEDKKLFRLTWPTLDRAQGTEPRRTKVLDYISNIEVRFFDHKMKAHPSWPISGDLEEKTNAPLPLAMEITLELEDWGKIRRLFRVADINPSLESNPQ; from the coding sequence GTGTATAAATCTGACCTGAAACAATCCGGCTTCACCTTGTTGGAATTACTGATCGCGATCTCGATCTTCTCCATCATCTCTCTCATCGCCTACAGTGGATTGAAAGTCGTGCTCGACACCGAAGCTCAGGTTGAAGCACATATCGACCGCCTCTCGGGTCTGCAGATCGCCCTGACCCTGATGCGTCGCGATATCGAACAAACGAAGGCTCGCCCGATCAGAGACGAATACGGCGATCCTCTACCCGTCATGCAGGCCGGAGGAGATGGGGGGACAGCGCTGGTTTTTACCCGCGGCGGCAGACCCAATCCACTCAATCTGCAGCGCAGCAATCTTCAACGCATTGCCTATCTGTTGGAGGACAAAAAGCTGTTCCGCCTGACCTGGCCCACCCTGGATAGAGCCCAAGGGACCGAACCACGACGCACCAAGGTTCTAGATTACATTTCCAACATAGAGGTCCGTTTCTTCGATCACAAGATGAAAGCTCACCCATCCTGGCCCATCTCCGGAGATCTGGAAGAAAAAACCAACGCCCCGCTCCCCCTGGCGATGGAAATCACCCTGGAACTCGAAGACTGGGGAAAAATCCGACGCCTTTTCCGGGTTGCGGATATCAATCCATCGCTGGAAAGCAACCCCCAATAA
- the gspI gene encoding type II secretion system minor pseudopilin GspI, which produces MFPNPKQLQITTTRQQGFTLLEVLVALAILAIALASVVKVSANQSLNAEHLRDKTMAHWVAMNQLTQLQISRHWPAQGTNTGKSEMGLREWHWQSKITNTRDDRVRQVEISVFRNSDDDASVTRLVSFIGQPF; this is translated from the coding sequence ATGTTTCCGAACCCTAAGCAGCTGCAAATAACCACCACCCGTCAGCAGGGCTTCACACTGCTCGAGGTTCTCGTTGCGCTGGCAATTCTTGCGATCGCACTCGCCTCCGTCGTAAAGGTTTCAGCAAATCAGTCTCTGAACGCAGAACATCTGAGAGATAAAACAATGGCACACTGGGTCGCCATGAACCAACTCACACAGCTTCAGATCAGCCGGCACTGGCCGGCGCAGGGAACGAATACCGGCAAGAGTGAAATGGGACTGCGCGAATGGCACTGGCAGAGCAAAATCACCAATACTAGAGACGACCGGGTCAGACAGGTCGAGATCAGCGTCTTCCGCAATAGTGATGACGACGCCTCAGTAACACGTCTGGTCAGTTTTATCGGCCAGCCTTTCTAG
- the gspH gene encoding type II secretion system minor pseudopilin GspH translates to MGYQKTKSARINAGFTLIEVMVVVLIIGILVNYVVVSIGSSSPSDALKTEARRFFTLVDLAAEEALLRANIIGALVEEERYEFLILQEKTWKPLEDSIFRKRSLPEEISLDLMADEPISREKQKKTPDIIFFTSGEITPFEVKITSEITDDYFLLKGTEIGELSLDHVSEP, encoded by the coding sequence ATGGGTTATCAGAAAACCAAATCTGCCCGAATCAATGCTGGTTTCACCCTGATTGAGGTCATGGTGGTCGTCCTTATCATTGGGATACTGGTCAACTATGTGGTGGTCTCTATAGGGAGTTCATCCCCTTCCGACGCACTGAAAACCGAGGCACGGCGATTCTTCACCCTGGTTGACCTGGCAGCTGAAGAGGCGCTTCTCCGCGCCAACATCATCGGCGCACTGGTTGAGGAGGAGCGTTACGAATTTCTCATCCTGCAGGAGAAGACTTGGAAGCCACTGGAGGATAGCATATTCAGAAAGCGTTCCCTGCCTGAGGAAATATCCCTTGACTTGATGGCCGATGAGCCGATCAGCCGGGAAAAACAGAAAAAAACGCCGGATATAATTTTTTTCACCAGTGGAGAAATCACCCCGTTTGAAGTAAAGATCACGTCAGAAATCACCGATGATTACTTTCTGTTGAAAGGCACCGAGATCGGAGAGCTCAGCCTGGACCATGTTTCCGAACCCTAA
- the gspG gene encoding type II secretion system major pseudopilin GspG, with protein MQPSDFRKHPSLVTPKRWVSGFTLIEVMVVVVILSILAAIVVPKIMDRPEQARMTKAKSDIRAIEAALNLYRLDNMMYPSTDQGLEALVSKPAGAPEPKNWKDGGYVDRLPKDPWGSPYLFLNPGSHGAIDIYSTGVDSQSTEDDVGNWNLE; from the coding sequence ATGCAACCATCTGATTTCAGGAAACACCCCTCTTTAGTCACACCCAAACGTTGGGTTTCCGGCTTCACGCTCATCGAGGTCATGGTTGTCGTTGTGATTCTCAGCATCCTGGCGGCAATCGTAGTCCCCAAGATTATGGATCGCCCTGAACAGGCCAGGATGACCAAGGCCAAGAGTGATATCAGGGCCATCGAAGCCGCCCTCAATCTCTATCGCCTGGATAATATGATGTACCCTAGCACTGACCAAGGGCTTGAAGCACTCGTAAGCAAACCTGCCGGCGCTCCGGAACCCAAAAACTGGAAGGACGGGGGTTATGTCGACCGGCTACCCAAGGATCCTTGGGGTAGTCCCTACCTGTTCCTCAACCCAGGCAGCCATGGAGCCATCGACATCTACTCCACAGGGGTCGATTCTCAATCCACTGAAGATGATGTCGGCAACTGGAATCTGGAGTGA